The Fragaria vesca subsp. vesca linkage group LG2, FraVesHawaii_1.0, whole genome shotgun sequence genome includes a window with the following:
- the LOC101301073 gene encoding 1-aminocyclopropane-1-carboxylate oxidase homolog 1-like codes for MFICKPDHPSSEDISGKLGHDHRFNIPVVDLGDVASGRPFKVIEDIRPAAKSVGFFHMVNHGVPKRVLEEMLEGIRGFHELPREVKAEYYTRDPTRKYTNEMHKLGITLFELLSEALGLKSDHLEGLDCAKEHLIAAHYYPPCPEPELTIGTGKHSDGTFITLLLQDHIGGLQVLHENQGIDVVPVPGSVIVKIGNFMQIISNDKFVSVDHRVLANKKEGPRVSVGFFFKHADNSSRLYEPSKELISKENLRIYRTVTMKEYFVEYHKNILNGVFALESLKV; via the exons ATGTTCATCTGCAAGCCAGATCATCCCTCATCCGAGGACATCTCCGGCAAACTAGGCCATGATCACCGGTTCAATATTCCGGTCGTGGACCTTGGTGATGTTGCCTCTGGAAGGCCTTTTAAGGTAATCGAAGATATCCGGCCCGCAGCGAAGAGCGTGGGGTTCTTTCATATGGTTAACCATGGGGTACCCAAGAGAGTGTTGGAAGAGATGCTGGAGGGGATTCGTGGGTTTCATGAGCTGCCGAGGGAGGTGAAGGCTGAGTACTATACTAGGGATCCCACGAGGAAG TATACGAATGAAATGCACAAATTAGGTATCACTTTGTTTGAATTGCTATCTGAGGCACTTGGACTCAAATCTGACCATCTTGAAGGTTTGGATTGCGCAAAAGAACATCTCATTGCTGCTCACTACTATCCACCATGTCCTGAGCCTGAGCTCACAATTGGCACAGGCAAACACTCAGATGGCACTTTCATAACACTTCTACTTCAAGATCACATTGGTGGACTTCAGGTTTTGCATGAAAACCAGGGGATTGATGTTGTTCCTGTGCCTGGATCTGTAATAGTTAAGATTGGAAATTTCATGCAG ATAATCTCAAATGATAAGTTTGTAAGCGTTGATCATAGAGTGTTGGCAAA CAAAAAAGAAGGTCCAAGAGTATCTGTGGGGTTCTTTTTCAAGCATGCTGATAATTCGTCGAGGCTATACGAGCCAAGCAAAGAGCTGATATCCAAAGAAAATCTCCGTATTTACCGAACAGTCACTATGAAAGAATATTTTGTGGAATATCACAAAAACATCCTAAATGGGGTCTTTGCCCTAGAATCTTTGAAGGTGTGA
- the LOC101300791 gene encoding G2/mitotic-specific cyclin S13-6-like, with the protein MASRVADQQQVRGMAVVGAGVKPQKKAVVDGRNRKPLGEIGNQQAVRGIEVKPNRPITRNFRAQLLANAQAAAANENNKKQVCVNVNGGAAVLDELVPVRRAEAPKPVQKKLVIVKPKPKEVIEISPDKEEGLIEKAKPEKKKEGASKKKAAPTLTSVLTARSKAACGLTNKPKEVIVDIDAKDVGNDLAAVEYVEDMYKFYKLVEHENRPHDYMDSQPEINENMRAILMDWLVVVHRKFELSPEAFYLTVNIIDRFLSVKTVPRRDLQLVGISAMLIASKYEEIWPPQVDDFVSLSDNAYSNVQILVMEKMILGKLEWTLTVPTLYVFLVRFIKAAISDEQMENLVYYLAELGMMHYGILMYCPSMIAASAVYAAKCTLNKSPAWCDTLKLHTGFSEEQLIDCSKVLVSLQAKAARNKLQGVYKKYSSSEKSAVALLTPAKLLLPPATASGGSS; encoded by the exons ATGGCTTCTAGAGTTGCTGATCAACAACAAGTGAGAG GTATGGCAGTGGTCGGAGCAGGAGTTAAGCCACAGAAGAAGGCTGTGGTCGATGGGAGAAACCGAAAACCACTGGGTGAGATTGGTAATCAGCAAGCTGTTAGGGGAATTGAGGTCAAGCCTAATCGCCCCATAACAAG GAACTTCCGGGCTCAATTACTGGCTAATGCACAGGCTGCAGCAGCTAATGAGAACAACAAG AAGCAAGTTTGTGTGAATGTTAATGGAGGTGCTGCTGTTCTTGATGAACTTGTGCCAGTTAGGAGGGCTGAGGCACCCAAGCCAGTGCAGAAGAAACTTGTTATTGTCAAGCCAAAACCCAAGGAAGTAATTGAAATCAGCCCGGACAAAGAGGAAGGCTTGATTGAAAAAGCCAAGCCTGAGAAGAAGAAAGAAGGAGCTTCAAAGAAGAAAGCAGCACCAACTCTCACTTCAGTGCTTACTGCTAGAAGCAAG GCTGCTTGTGGTTTGACTAATAAACCAAAGGAAGTGATTGTTGATATTGATGCCAAAGATGTTGGTAATGACTTGGCTGCTGTTGAATATGTGGAGGACATGTACAAGTTCTATAAGCTTGTTGAG CATGAGAACCGCCCACATGACTATATGGACTCACAGCCTGAGATCAACGAGAACATGAGAGCAATTTTGATGGACTGGCTGGTTGTTGTTCACAGAAAATTCGAGCTTTCTCCAGAGGCATTCTACCTAACTGTGAACATAATTGATCGGTTCCTTTCGGTCAAGACTGTGCCAAGAAGAGATTTACAATTAGTTGGCATCAGTGCCATGCTAATTGCCTCAAAGTATGAAGAGATCTGGCCCCCTCAGGTGGATGACTTTGTTAGCCTTTCGGACAATGCTTACAGTAATGTGCAGATCTTGGTAATGGAGAAAATGATACTGGGCAAGTTGGAGTGGACCTTGACTGTTCCTACACTCTATGTGTTCCTGGTCCGGTTCATTAAAGCTGCAATTTCAGATGAACAA ATGGAAAACTTGGTCTACTATCTAGCTGAATTGGGTATGATGCATTATGGCATACTTATGTACTGCCCTTCTATGATTGCTGCATCTGCAGTCTATGCTGCTAAATGCACTCTGAACAAGAGCCCTGCTTGGTGTGACACGCTCAAGCTTCACACTGGTTTCTCTGAAGAGCAACTAAT TGATTGTTCCAAAGTGTTGGTGAGCTTGCAAGCAAAGGCTGCGAGAAACAAGCTTCAGGGTGTGTACAAGAAGTACTCGAGTTCTGAGAAAAGTGCTGTGGCTTTGCTGACTCCTGCCAAACTGCTTTTGCCACCAGCCACAGCTTCAGGAGGATCTTCATAA
- the LOC101300505 gene encoding uncharacterized protein LOC101300505: MDLMGKHQVVDFTNKDLLVMIIVKDRVPGVTVKDTLPGVTSKDTLPGVTDKAPMPPYVVLKSKGRKEECKGSKRTMNTSDRQELTKEDISDVSLEVIQRGIKEGLMTHYLPCFF; this comes from the exons ATGGATCTTATGGGCAAGCACCAAGTGGTGGATTTTACGAACAAGGACCTATTAGTCATGATTATAGTCAAGGACCGGGTGCCAGGGGTTACGGTCAAGGACACACTGCCGGGAGTTACTTCCAAGGACACACTGCCGGGGGTTACGGACAAGGCCCCCATGCCCCCATATGTGGTGCTCAAGTCCAAGGGGAGAAAAGAAGAATGCAAGGGGAGCAAACGAACTATGAATACATCGGACAGACAGGAGCTGACCAA GGAAGATATAAGTGATGTGTCACTTGAGGTAATTCAAAGAGGGATCAAAGAAGGGCTTATGACTCATTACTTGCCATGTTTCTTCTGA
- the LOC101300216 gene encoding DNA repair protein REV1-like produces MSSNSSKSSGSKSKRSFNSNNSSNKKTKSSTNQKNLGVSWGANSLSSSRSSFQGSPFPDFGSYMVEKNRKLQNQFDTEASSSLSSEKSVFRGVSIFVDGFTVPSSQELRAYMLNYGGRYENYFSRRHVTHIICSNLPDSKIKNLRSFSGGLPVVKPNWIVDSVAANKLLSWVPYQLEQVACNQPRLSAFFSPKIIPDSDDDLRDSYDQVKPESGDMSSVGPRLEDCNKSVCRSTEHRLESSGEFDYMIYENTNEQFGKESYTGENDSEIKQEESPTSDAEDIVSTKDELKSSTHQHSASVSSNCLPSSENIGSSRSHSTLGDPNFVENYFKSSRLHFIGTWRNRYRKRFPSSSKGLDNIDSNHCAPDSSPKTPIIHIDMDCFFVSVVIRQCPELKDRPVAVCHSDNPKGTAEISSANYPARDYGVRAGMFVRDAKARCPHLVILPYNFEAYEEVADQFYDILHKHCRKVQAVSCDEAFLDVTYLEGVDTDMLASTVRREIFETTGCSASAGIAGNMLMARLATRTAKPDGQCNIPPEKVDDYLHELPIKTLPGIGHVLEEKLKKRNVLTCGQLHTIPKDSLQKDFGIKTGEMLWNHSRGIDNRLVGVIQESKSIGAEVNWGVRFRDLKDSHHFLSNLCKEVSLRLQGCAVQGRTFTLKIKKRRKDAQEPVKYMGCGDCENLSHSVTVPVATDDVEVLQRITKQLFGHFSLDVKEIRGIGLQVSKLESIDASKQGLGKNSFKSWLQSAKASTEEQSNIYSIDDGEKKHAGPLCETSLHIQAAVDNHRSSGETSANQVSAAPPLCHLDLGVIESLPPEIFTELNGIYAGKLVDFVANNKRELSATASHERVDGTNNGSERHLFNDMRLRDEIVSEPKHTVVEKQAMPSSVGGSCDVAVLTSELGNTDIMPASLSQVEPSVLQELPQELRADLLEQLPAHRTSDLASSAASVSLAKIPGESIGLREKNLSRSNDLAFNNNLWMGDPPQWVEEFKAGKCMILNILAEMYDKSGSRGTLSVILRSTIMKCQHPLDSSSDCWIQAVYSFSELLRQYVTLKIDSDLEEIYVCFRLLRRFTTKSKFFLQVYSDVFPYLQASFTDSYGGNLQI; encoded by the exons ATGAGTTCGAATTCCTCCAAATCGTCTGGTTCAAAATCAAAGCGAAGCTTCAATTCCAACAATTCCAGCAACAAGAAAACGAAGAGTAGCACCAATCAGAAAAACCTAGGCGTCTCTTGGGGCGCCAATTCTCTCTCCTCGTCTCGCTCCTCCTTCCAGGGATCCCCATTTCCCGATTTCGGAAG TTACATGGTGGAGAAGAACCGGAAACTTCAGAATCAGTTTGATACCGAAGCTTCGAGTTCTTTGAGTTCCGAGAAGAGTGTTTTTCGTGGGGTTTCGATTTTTGTAGATGGTTTCACGGTGCCTTCTAGTCAG GAACTGAGAGCCTACATGTTGAATTATGGTGGGAGATATGAGAATTACTTTTCGAGACGTCATGTTACACATATCATCTGCAGTAATCTGCCTGACAGTAAAATAAAAAATCTGAG GTCTTTCAGCGGAGGGCTCCCAGTTGTGAAGCCTAACTGGATTGTGGATTCAGTTGCGGCTAACAAACTCTTGAGTT GGGTTCCTTACCAACTTGAACAGGTTGCCTGTAACCAACCAAGGTTGTCAGCCTTCTTTTCTCCAAAGATAATTCCGGACTCTGATGATGATCTGAGAGATTCATATGATCAAGTAAAACCTGAAAGTGGGGATATGTCTTCAGTAGGACCCAGGTTAGAAGATTGTAACAAGTCAGTATGCAGATCCACTGAACATCGACTGGAAAGTAGTGGAGAATTTGATTATATGATATATGAAAACACCAATGAACAATTTGGGAAGGAGTCGTATACAGGTGAAAATGATTCTGAAATTAAACAAGAAGAATCGCCTACTTCAGATGCAGAAGATATTGTCAGTACAAAGGATGAACTTAAATCTAGTACCCACCAGCACTCTGCTTCAGTGAGCAGCAACTGCTTACCAAGCTCAGAAAATATTGGGTCTAGTCGAAGTCATTCAACTCTTGGGGATCCCAATTTTGTGGAAAATTATTTTAAG AGTTCCAGGCTGCACTTTATAGGAACCTGGAGAAATCGGTATCGCAAGCGTTTTCCTAGTTCGTCTAAAGGGTTGGACAACATAGATTCTAACCATTGTGCTCCTGATAGTTCTCCGAAAACTCCCATTATACATATTGACATG GACTGTTTTTTTGTGTCCGTGGTCATCAGACAATGCCCTGAACTTAAGGATAGACCTGTAGCTGTTTGTCATTCTGATAATCCAAAGGGCACTGCTGAAATTTCATCTGCAAACTATCCGGCTCGAGATTATG GAGTGAGGGCTGGGATGTTTGTCAGAGATGCTAAGGCTCGTTGTCCACACCTTGTCATTCTTCCTTATAATTTTGAAGCATATGAGGAG GTAGCTGATCAGTTCTATGACATTCTGCATAAGCACTGCAGAAAAGTACAA GCAGTAAGCTGTGATGAAGCATTTTTAGATGTCACATACTTGGAAGGGGTAGATACAGATATGTTAGCGTCAACTGTAAGACGAGAGATTTTTGAGACTACTGGATGCAGTGCAAGTGCTGGCATAGCTGGAAATATGCTCATGGCTCGCCTTGCAACAAGAACTGCTAAACCAGATGGTCAATGCAACATTCCACCCGAAAAG GTGGATGATTATTTACATGAACTTCCCATCAAGACGCTTCCAGGAATAGGGCACGTTTTAGAGGAGAAGTTGAAGAAGCGAAATGTTTTGACGTGTGGACAGTTGCACACAATTCCTAAG GATTCTCTTCAAAAGGACTTCGGAATAAAAACTGGGGAGATGTTGTGGAATCATAGTAGAGGCATAGATAATCGGCTAGTTGGGGTGATTCAG GAGAGTAAATCTATTGGTGCTGAAGTGAATTGGGGTGTGAGATTCAGAGATTTGAAAGAT AGTCATCACTTCCTTTCAAATCTTTGCAAGGAGGTTTCTTTACGCTTGCAAGGATGTGCAGTGCAGGGCCGTACTTTTACCCTTAAG ATTAAGAAAAGAAGAAAAGATGCACAGGAGCCCGTGAAGTATATGGGATGTGGAGACTGTGAAAACTTGAGTCACTCTGTAACG GTTCCAGTTGCTACTGATGATGTTGAAGTGCTCCAGAGAATAACAAAGCAGCTCTTTGGGCATTTCTCTTTAG ATGTCAAGGAGATTCGAGGTATTGGTTTGCAAGTTTCCAAGCTTGAGAGCATAGATGCTTCAAAGCAAG GACTTGGAAAAAACTCTTTTAAATCATGGCTACAATCTGCCAAAGCAAGTACAGAAGAACAATCCAATATTTATTCTATAGATGATGGGGAGAAGAAGCATGCAG GCCCGCTATGCGAAACTTCACTTCATATTCAAGCTGCAGTAGACAATCATCGGTCTAGTGGTGAAACTTCTGCGAACCAGGTTTCAGCAGCACCACCTTTATGTCATCTTGATTTAGGAGTTATTGAAAGTCTTCCTCCAGAAATTTTTACAGAATTAAACGGGATCTATGCTGGCAAGTTGGTTGATTTTGTTGCAAACAATAAACGAGAATTGAGTGCAACAGCATCACATGAACGAGTAGATG GTACAAATAACGGGAGTGAGAGACATCTCTTCAATGATATGCGTCTACGGGATGAAATTGTATCAGAACCCAAG CATACAGTCGTAGAAAAGCAAGCAATGCCGTCTTCTGTGGGAGGGTCCTGTGATGTGGCAGTTTTGACATCAGAGCTTGGAAATACTGATATTATGCCTGCATCTTTAAGTCAAGTAGAACCCTCGGTGTTGCAAGAATTGCCTCAAGAACTGAGAGCTGACTTACTTGAGCAGCTTCCTGCACACAGGACATCTGACTTGGCTTCAAGTGCTGCCTCGGTCTCTCTTGCTAAGATACCTGGAGAATCAATTGGTTTGAGGGAAAAAAATCTTTCTAGATCAAATGATCTTGCATTTAACAACAATCTTTGGATGGGAGATCCTCCACAGTGGGTTGAAGAGTTCAAAGCCGGCAAATGCATGATATTAAATATTCTTGCTGAGATGTATGACAAATCAGGGTCAAGGGGAACTTTATCTGTAATTCTGCGCAGTACTATCATGAAATGTCAACACCCCCTAGATTCAAGTTCTGACTGTTGGATTCAAGCTGTATATAGCTTCTCTGAGCTTCTCAGGCAGTACGTTACTTTAAAGATTGACTCAGATCTTGAAGAGATCTATGTTTGTTTTCGGCTTCTGAGGAG GTTTACAACAAAGTCAAAGTTTTTCTTACAAGTATACAGTGATGTATTTCCTTACCTTCAG GCATCTTTCACTGATAGCTATGGAGGAAACTTGCAGATTTAG
- the LOC101300405 gene encoding 3-isopropylmalate dehydrogenase 2, chloroplastic-like: MAALQLNAKPFTPPLVSSHPSSKHSFKLARVSCSAAVAAPSKRYTITLLPGDGIGPEVISVAKNVLNLAASIEGIEFKYQEMPVGGSALDLTGVPLPDETLSAALQSDAVLLGAIGGYKWDKNEKHLKPETGLLKLREGLKVFANLRPAVVLPQLVDASTLKREVAEGVDLMVVRELTGGIYFGQPRGFGTNENGEEIGFNTEVYAAYEVDRIARVAFETARKRQGKLCSVDKANVLEASMFWRKRIMEIASEYPDVELSHMYVDNAAMQLVRNPKQFDTIVTNNIFGDILSDEASMITGSIGMLPSASLGKSGPGLFEPIHGSAPDIAGQDKANPLATVLSVAMLLKYGLGEENAARRIEAAVLDTLDRGFRTVDIYSSGTKLVGCKEMGEEVLKSVDSRVPSPI; the protein is encoded by the exons ATGGCGGCCCTGCAACTGAACGCTAAGCCCTTCACGCCCCCGCTTGTCTCTTCTCACCCAAGCTCCAAACACTCCTTCAAGCTCGCTAGGGTCAGCTGCTCCGCCGCTGTCGCCGCACCCTCGAAGCGCTACACAATCACCCTCCTTCCGGGCGATGGCATTGGCCCCGAGGTAATCTCAGTCGCCAAAAACGTCCTCAACCTCGCTGCCTCCATCGAAG GGATTGAGTTTAAATACCAAGAAATGCCTGTGGGTGGAAGTGCCTTGGATTTGACTGGAGTGCCGTTACCAGACGAGACCCTTTCGGCAGCTCTGCAATCCGATGCGGTTCTGCTTGGAGCAATTGGGGG GTACAAATGGGATAAAAACGAAAAGCATTTAAAACCAGAAACTGGGTTGCTTAAGCTTCGGGAAGGTCTTAAAGTGTTTGCGAATTTGAGGCCGGCAGTTGTTTTACCGCAG TTGGTCGATGCCTCGACTTTGAAGAGAGAGGTCGCGGAAGGGGTTGACCTTATGGTTGTAAGAGAGCTCACTGGTG GCATCTACTTTGGACAGCCAAGGGGTTTTGGCACCAATGAAAACGGTGAGGAGATTGGTTTCAATACCGAGGTGTATGCTGCCTATGAG GTTGATCGTATTGCTCGAGTTGCATTTGAGACCGCTAGGAAGCGGCAGGGAAAGCTCTGCAGTGTTGACAAAGCAAATGTCTTGGAG GCATCAATGTTTTGGAGAAAAAGAATCATGGAAATAGCCTCGGAATATCCTGATGTTGAACTCTCACACATGTATGTCGATAATGCTGCAATGCAACTTGTTCGTAATCCAAAACAG TTTGATACAATTGTAACAAACAACATTTTTGGCGATATATTATCTGATGAGGCATCAATGATTACTGGAAGTATTGGGATGCTTCCATCTGCGAGTCTTGGAAAATCA GGTCCTGGACTTTTTGAACCTATACATGGTTCGGCTCCTGATATTGCTGGACAG GATAAGGCAAACCCATTAGCAACGGTTCTCAGTGTTGCTATGCTTTTGAAGTACGGTCTAGGAGAAGAAAATGCTGCCCGGAGAATTGAGGCAGCAGTTTTAGATACCTTGGACCGGGGGTTTCGAACGGTTGACATCTATTCATCTGGAACG AAGTTGGTAGGATGCAAAGAAATGGGTGAAGAGGTATTGAAGTCGGTTGATTCTCGAGTTCCTTCTCCCATATGA